The genome window GGCATCAATTGTCATTTTAATAAGTTTTAGCAGCCCAGGATTTAAAGTTTGGTATAAATAAGCAACTTTTTCGTTCATTCGGTCAGCGGCGAATGAGTACTGAATTAAATCGTTAGTACCAATTGAGAAAAAATCAACGTGCTGTGCAAATTTATCAGCAAGAATTGCTGAAATCGGAATTTCGATCATAATTCCGATTTTGATTTTTTCGCGTTTGGCAACATTCGGATTTTTTGCACTTACTTCGTGATAAACTTCTTCAAAAATTCCTTTTGCCTGAAAAAATTCATCAAGAGTTGCAACCATCGGGAACATAATTGCTAAATTTCCAAATTCGGAAGCACGAACTAACGCACGAAGTTGGGTTTTAAAAATTTCAACCTTATCAAGTGAGAGTCGAATTGCACGATATCCTAAAAAAGGGTTCATTTCTTTGGCAAAATCAAAATATTTTAAAGTTTTATCACCACCAATATCGAGCGTTCTAACAACTACTTTTTTTGGATTTTGACTTTCAAGGACACTTTTGTAACTAAAAAATTGTTCATCTTCACTTGGTCAGTTTTGGTTGTCCATATAAAGAAATTCAGAACGGAAAAGTCCGATTTCATCGGCATTCACTTTTTTAGCGGCAAAAGAATCATCGACTGAACCAATATTAGCGGCAATTACGACTTTTCTACCGTCAAAGCTTTTTGATTCTTTAAACAGAAATTCTTGGAGTTTTGCTTTTTCGTTTTCATATTTTTCTTTTTGGGCTTGAAATTCTTTTATTTCTTCTTCACTAGGGTTGATTATTCCTTGACCAAGATCGCCGTTAATTGCGAGAATATCACCAGATTTAACTTTTTCGAGAATATCGCCAATTCCTAAAATTGCTGGAATTTCCAAACTTCGTGCCATAATTGCCGAATGCGATGTTTTTGAGCCGATGTTAGTTGCAAAACCTTTGACAAATTCGTTTAACTGGGCAGTATCAGAAGGTTTTAAGTCATCAGCGACAATTATTACATCGCTATCGATTGCGCTAAGATCTAAAATGTGTAAATTAAGGATATTTTTAATTATTCTTTGCGAAGCATCTTTGATGTCAGTCGCACGCGCCATTAGATATTCATCCCCAGTTTCGAGCAAGAAATTAGTGTGTTTTTTTGCAGTTTCTTTTAGAGAATAAGCAGCAGAATAACCTTCTTTGATAAGATTTATTGTATCATCTTCTAAAGCGGGGTCGGTTGCAATTAAAATATGGGCATCAAGAATTTCGAGTTCATCTTTTGCTAATTTAGTTGCTAATTTTTTAATTTTTTCAATTTGGGCAACAGATTTTCTAACTCCGTCACGAAAAGATGCGATTTCACCGTCGATGTCATTAATTTTTGCATCGCTAATTTCAATTTTTTGTTCAACAAGTTTAAAAACTTTTGCAATAGAAATTCCACTTGAAGCACCAATTCCTTTGAATTTATAAGATAAAAGTTTTGACATTATTCGCCCTCCACATTCTAAGAAATAAAAGAAGTACAGAAAATAATTATAAATTATTTTATTGAAAAAACTAGTAAAAAATATACTTCTTTTTTAAAATTTATCAACTAAATTACTTAATATTCAAATATTTATTGATCAAATTATTTAAATCGTTTTTTTTTCAAATAAATTGTAGAAATTTTTGCTGATCGTTTTCGTTTAACTGAATATTTTTAGTTTCAATTTGCCCTGAAAGACTAATTTTTACAGGAAGTGAAAAAAAATCATTTTTAAGATGGTAAAAAGATTCTACTCAAGAATTTAGAAGGAAAAAGTTTTGCTTTTCGTTAAAAATATCTAAAAAAATTTCGGTTAAAACGGATGCAATAAGTCAGTGTTCTGCCGTTTTTCTAATAGTTTTTTCGATACTAGACTGATTTATGCCTTCAAGAAATTTATTAACTATACCAATCTTTTCTTCGTCTAAATTTTTCACTTGAAATTTTTTGCTAACCAAAAAGTTATGACCTAAATCACCAAGAATAAAAAATTCATCACCAAAATTGTCGCCTAATTCTAACTTTTTAAATAGCGAATTAAAATGAATATTTTCAAGAATATTACCTAATCCAAACACTTTTTTAGGAACAAGACCAGATGCTGAACTAAAAATTTTACATAAAATTGCATTGGGATAGCCAAGAATAAAAGAAATACCGTTAAAATTTGATTGGCGCACTAAATAACTAATTTTATACATCGCATCAGCGTTTTCAATCCCAAGATCGGCTAAACTCATTCCAGGAACTAAATTTTGGTTTGGATCGATAATTAAAATATCAGCTTTTTCTAAACTTTGATAATCTTCAAAACTTATTTTATTTTGATAGTTTCCAAAGTCAATTAAACTTCTAAATTCATCGATTATTTGATTTATACGTGAATAATTATTGTCAACTATAAAAAAATCAACATTAGTATTAGCCAAAATTAAGTTGGAAATTAAATTTATACTAGTGTTTGTTATTCCGATAAAACCAATTATCATAAAATTTTCCCTTTACAAAAATAGAAATTTTTTAATAATTTGTATTATAATTATACTTTTAAATATCAATTATTTTTGCTTAAAAAGTAAAATTTTCTAATTATTCACATAAAATTATACCGAATTTAATTAGAAAAGTAGAAGAGGTTGACTTTGTTACAAGTCAGAACAAATATATTTAAATCTAATCATTATTTTAAATTTCTGTTTAGATTGAGCTTTAAAAAAAAGGCAATTTACGTTTTTGCATTCCTTTCATTTATAACGACAATAATGCTTGCTTTAATTGCAAGATTTTATGCAACTGAAAAAAATTTCAGTTTATTCTCTTTTATTGTATTATTTATAAATCTTTCATTGACAATCATTATTTCGTCGTATATGTTTTTATCAATTTTTAAAGATTTATCAACTTTAAGTATTGATATAATTAGTTTCACTAAACCCTATTCGCGCCAGTATTTTATTGTTACAAAACTTCTGTTTTTAATATTTTTTGGCATTATTTGGTCAATTTTTATCAATTTTCTCCTAATTACCTTCTACATGATTAATTATTCATTTTTTAATCAAGTACGCTCGCCTTTGTTATGAGGATTTTTATCGTCTTTTTTCTCATTTTTGATTTTCGGCTCACTTACCGCCCTTGTTAGTCATAAATTTAGTTCAAAATTATCGCTTTCAATTGCAATTTTTTCATTTTCACCCTTTATTTTAATTGGTTCTAGTTCGGCTTTTAGTTCAACTTCAACAATTAACCGTTTTGCCGAAATTCTAAATTTAGAACATAATGGCTATGATTCAAATACAATCGTTGATGTCGAAAAATTTTACTTAAATAATAAAAAAGACCAATTTTTCATTATTCCCAAACAAATTGATAATCCGAATTTCTCCAAAAGACAAATTGAATATATTCAACAAGCCTGAAACGATAGTTCGGCAGCGGCACAAGTTTGACAGGCGGCTTCATATTTGTTAATTCCTTATCAATTAATTAATGTTTTTGAACCAAATGATCGCGATGCAATTCAGAATGCTGTCGGTGTTCAGGAAACTTTTTTAAAAAATTATGTTTATTCAAACAATTT of Mesomycoplasma dispar contains these proteins:
- the ptsP gene encoding phosphoenolpyruvate--protein phosphotransferase, giving the protein MSKLLSYKFKGIGASSGISIAKVFKLVEQKIEISDAKINDIDGEIASFRDGVRKSVAQIEKIKKLATKLAKDELEILDAHILIATDPALEDDTINLIKEGYSAAYSLKETAKKHTNFLLETGDEYLMARATDIKDASQRIIKNILNLHILDLSAIDSDVIIVADDLKPSDTAQLNEFVKGFATNIGSKTSHSAIMARSLEIPAILGIGDILEKVKSGDILAINGDLGQGIINPSEEEIKEFQAQKEKYENEKAKLQEFLFKESKSFDGRKVVIAANIGSVDDSFAAKKVNADEIGLFRSEFLYMDNQNWPSEDEQFFSYKSVLESQNPKKVVVRTLDIGGDKTLKYFDFAKEMNPFLGYRAIRLSLDKVEIFKTQLRALVRASEFGNLAIMFPMVATLDEFFQAKGIFEEVYHEVSAKNPNVAKREKIKIGIMIEIPISAILADKFAQHVDFFSIGTNDLIQYSFAADRMNEKVAYLYQTLNPGLLKLIKMTIDAAHKQGKWVGMCGEMAGDINAVPLLLGLGLDEFSVSASSVLKVKKLISELNYQEMQEVAQKTLELATESEVIKYLESINLIRHN
- a CDS encoding lactate/malate family dehydrogenase — encoded protein: MIIGFIGITNTSINLISNLILANTNVDFFIVDNNYSRINQIIDEFRSLIDFGNYQNKISFEDYQSLEKADILIIDPNQNLVPGMSLADLGIENADAMYKISYLVRQSNFNGISFILGYPNAILCKIFSSASGLVPKKVFGLGNILENIHFNSLFKKLELGDNFGDEFFILGDLGHNFLVSKKFQVKNLDEEKIGIVNKFLEGINQSSIEKTIRKTAEHWLIASVLTEIFLDIFNEKQNFFLLNSWVESFYHLKNDFFSLPVKISLSGQIETKNIQLNENDQQKFLQFIWKKNDLNNLINKYLNIK